TAGCAAAAACGGAGGGTTTTAATCTTCCAGAGATTAAGTTCAACAATGAGGATTTCCCTGACCCTGACGGTCCCATAATTGCGTTAATCATCCCAGGTTTGAAAATGGCATTCACTGACtgtaaaatttctttagtTTCGTTATGTGAACTGGCCCCCCTCCAATTTGTGAAAGGGTTTCGAAAAATAACTCGTAAGTGGATATCCTGTAATTTAATAGTAATGgatattcttttatctttttcgGCCTCTAAGTCCTTTCGATGATGGACATCATCTAGCAACTGGACTGCAGGTTTCACTCCTGTTGGTGATTTCTTGCTggctttctttcttttagaTTTCACTCCATTTTGTAAAGTGATATCAATTTTATGAAAGTGTAGTACAATTGCTCCTACTACAAAATATCCTATAGACCAGCATAGTAAAACAACCGCAGGTACAGTTATCCAGTTCTTAGGAAATCCGTAAACTTCTAGAATCTGGTTGCCTAAGCACTCATCGAGATTATTTGAAGTACAATACGAATCTGTGAAGGTGCTCGACATCAGAGTACCAAACGAGTACCATGTGAAGGCGATATATTTAATCCAACGAACGTACACTGGCATGACTTTGGCATTGACGAAGAAACCACACCCCATAGATAACACTGTGAATGACATATTTCCCACTAAAGAAGCTTTAGAGAAATCTCTCGAGACAGCCACAGATAGCATAGATAACCCTGAACATGACAACTGGCACAAGAATACAATGGCGAATTGGTAAAAAAACTTCCTAGCATCCGCTTGCAACCCAAACATGAAGTACGTTATACTGACAAAAATCATTGTCATGACGACATCgtcagagaaaaaaagggacAGTTTCCTAGCGATAATGAATGCCAATGGTGTCACTGAACCTTCTGCTCTTTCTCTATCATATAACGCAATGTCTTGCTCACAGAGTCGATACGTATCAAACAGCAAATATAAGTAACATTGTAAGATGGTGGAGGCGTAAAGGCACGCGGTGGTCGTCCTTAACCCGCTGATACTGGTCTTATCAGGTTTGTAGTAAATCCAACCACAGACAGTAGCAATGATTAGAGGTTCAGCAAAAGTGGATATCAGAATCACATAATCTGAGGAATTCAATTTAAAATTTCGTTTTGTCAAAACCGTGACTTGTTTCCAAAATGGTAGTCTGGTAGTcatattttgaatttgaatttccGTAGCGTTTTCTATATATGATTCATCACGAagttgtaaattttttttctcataGTCATGCCAATGATTGATCAATGAACTCAACCTACTTCGCGTAGCAATTTCTTCCTTATCAGATCTAGAATCCACACTCGACAgatcaataaaataatcTGCTGGATTCACCAGTTGTGGCACACAATAACCGATAGACTCAAAATAAGGGATGGTGTAATCCATTCTATCACAGTATACTACATTGCCCTTTGACAAAATACAAACCTGAtccaataaaaataaaatatctgACCTTGGTTGATGAATGGACATGATAAAAGTCCTACCATCTTCTTtggccaattttttcaaagttttaATAACCAGGAAAGCCGAATACGCATCCAGCCCAGTAGTAGGCTCATCCAAGAACATGATGGAAGGGTTCGAGATCATCTGAGTACCAATACTCAGCCGCCTCTTCTCACCACCAGAAAGACCTCTGTGTGAATTATCGCCCACTAAAGTATCTGCACAATCCTTAAGCCCTAATTCCTCAATCAACTGCTCAACCATCAGCTTCTTCATTCTCTTGGATGAATTTAACTTCAAATCAGCTGCGAACTTGAGGGTTTCTCTACAGGTCAGCCTTGGAGAGAGCACATCTTGTTGTGGCAAGTAAGCCATTGTCACATGCTTCTGGGTAGGATGGTCTTGGCCATCCAAGCGGATCTTCTTAGCCTCTATTTCCTCAGATTCAGAATCGGATTCTTCCAAGATATACCGTATAGAACCGTTATGAATTAAGCCACCAC
The DNA window shown above is from Saccharomyces kudriavzevii IFO 1802 strain IFO1802 genome assembly, chromosome: 15 and carries:
- the SKDI15G0850 gene encoding uncharacterized protein (similar to Saccharomyces cerevisiae YOL075C; ancestral locus Anc_3.133), which encodes MTQPMHGDVATDLIENRLSFSIIPRISLHVRDLSIIASKTNTTLVDTFSMDLPSGSVMAVMGGSGSGKTTLLNVLASKISGGLIHNGSIRYILEESDSESEEIEAKKIRLDGQDHPTQKHVTMAYLPQQDVLSPRLTCRETLKFAADLKLNSSKRMKKLMVEQLIEELGLKDCADTLVGDNSHRGLSGGEKRRLSIGTQMISNPSIMFLDEPTTGLDAYSAFLVIKTLKKLAKEDGRTFIMSIHQPRSDILFLLDQVCILSKGNVVYCDRMDYTIPYFESIGYCVPQLVNPADYFIDLSSVDSRSDKEEIATRSRLSSLINHWHDYEKKNLQLRDESYIENATEIQIQNMTTRLPFWKQVTVLTKRNFKLNSSDYVILISTFAEPLIIATVCGWIYYKPDKTSISGLRTTTACLYASTILQCYLYLLFDTYRLCEQDIALYDRERAEGSVTPLAFIIARKLSLFFSDDVVMTMIFVSITYFMFGLQADARKFFYQFAIVFLCQLSCSGLSMLSVAVSRDFSKASLVGNMSFTVLSMGCGFFVNAKVMPVYVRWIKYIAFTWYSFGTLMSSTFTDSYCTSNNLDECLGNQILEVYGFPKNWITVPAVVLLCWSIGYFVVGAIVLHFHKIDITLQNGVKSKRKKASKKSPTGVKPAVQLLDDVHHRKDLEAEKDKRISITIKLQDIHLRVIFRNPFTNWRGASSHNETKEILQSVNAIFKPGMINAIMGPSGSGKSSLLNLISGRLKPSVFAKFSTSGSIMFNDIQVSELMFKNVCSYVSQDDDHLLATLTVKETFKYAAALRLHHLVEAERMEKTDCLIRSLGLKHCENNIIGNEFVKGISGGEKRRVTMGIQLLNNPPILLLDEPTSGLDSFTSATILEILENLCKEQGKTIIITIHQPRSELFKRFGNVLLLAKSGKTAFNGSPDEMIAYFAALGFNCPSFTNVADFFLDLISVNTQNEENESSSKVRVEEILTAWKGNMDNESLSSTPTSEKQQFSQESFLTEYSEFVRKPANLVLAYIVNVKRQFTTTRRSFDSLMARIAQIPGLGVIFALFFAPVKHDYTSINNRLGLAQESTALYFVGMLANLACYPTERDYFYEEYNDNVYGIAPFFLAYMTLELPLSVLASVLYAVFTVLACGLPRTAGNFFATVYCSFIVTCCGEALGIMTNTFFERPGFVVNCISIILSIGTQMSGLMSLGMSRVLQGFNYLNPVGYTSMIIINFAFPGNLKLTCEDGGRNPDGTCEFGNGHDVLVSYGLVRDTQKYLGIIVCVAIIYRLIAFCILKAKLEWIKW